A single genomic interval of Acetobacteraceae bacterium harbors:
- a CDS encoding DUF445 domain-containing protein → MPIFIQSDQKAADAYRKMRCVATGMLVAMGGVGMISTVLPMMHLIKEGWLVGLIGAGARAGFVGGIADWFAVTALFRHPLGLPIPHTAILVRQQARLAEATGRFVASQFFDEAEVALALESAQLPGRLAGWLGHDAFRANCSVAIRGALTGLLDRVEDGTAASAIRRGFEMLVAGKATGPLLIRILRSLVRDDLHQEVVSFLLLRLKNAIQEKEDHLRRFIQRRVTEQGGKVVGWMIGPSVAQKVITSLYNELEGIDPADPHMRENITEWLRREIDLLENDAPRRAHLEESLLRLIRHDSALSWSGQIWHRLRSRIEDDSAADDGVTAKFIDSILLSTSHHLQSDSAMAQKVDATIRAIILRVLPAVRAQLAQYIASVMSKWDSQSLTNRLQEQIGKDLQYIRVNGTLVGFIIGAMLEAASRFFRMTMH, encoded by the coding sequence ATGCCGATATTTATCCAGTCAGATCAAAAAGCCGCGGACGCTTACCGAAAGATGCGGTGCGTGGCGACGGGAATGCTTGTCGCGATGGGTGGCGTCGGCATGATATCGACCGTTCTGCCCATGATGCATCTTATCAAAGAGGGTTGGCTCGTCGGGTTGATCGGGGCGGGTGCCCGTGCCGGTTTTGTGGGGGGGATTGCCGACTGGTTCGCGGTGACGGCGCTTTTTCGCCATCCGCTCGGACTGCCGATTCCCCATACGGCGATTCTCGTCCGCCAACAGGCGCGCCTGGCGGAGGCCACCGGACGATTTGTTGCGTCTCAGTTTTTTGATGAGGCTGAAGTCGCCCTCGCGCTTGAATCCGCGCAATTACCGGGCCGGTTGGCGGGCTGGCTGGGCCATGATGCCTTTCGCGCAAACTGCTCCGTCGCCATACGGGGCGCCCTGACGGGCTTGCTGGACCGGGTGGAGGATGGCACAGCGGCTTCCGCCATCCGGCGCGGCTTTGAGATGCTCGTGGCGGGTAAGGCGACTGGGCCGCTTCTGATCCGCATTCTGCGCAGTCTGGTGCGGGATGATCTGCATCAGGAGGTGGTTTCCTTCCTCCTTCTGCGTCTCAAAAACGCGATTCAGGAGAAGGAGGATCATCTTCGCCGCTTCATCCAGCGGCGCGTGACGGAGCAGGGGGGCAAAGTCGTGGGTTGGATGATCGGCCCTTCCGTCGCGCAGAAAGTGATCACGTCCCTTTATAATGAGCTCGAAGGAATCGACCCTGCCGACCCCCACATGCGGGAGAATATTACGGAATGGCTGCGGCGGGAGATTGATCTGCTTGAAAATGACGCGCCGCGCCGCGCCCATCTGGAGGAGAGCCTGCTGCGCCTGATCCGCCATGACAGCGCCCTGTCTTGGAGCGGGCAGATCTGGCACCGCCTCCGCAGCCGGATCGAGGATGATAGTGCGGCGGATGATGGTGTGACGGCCAAGTTCATCGATTCGATTCTGCTCAGCACGTCCCATCATCTGCAGTCCGACTCGGCAATGGCGCAGAAAGTCGACGCCACAATCCGCGCCATCATTTTGCGTGTTTTGCCCGCGGTCCGTGCCCAGCTCGCGCAATATATCGCCAGTGTCATGTCGAAATGGGACAGTCAAAGCCTGACAAACCGCCTTCAGGAGCAGATCGGGAAAGACCTGCAATATATCCGCGTCAATGGAACGCTGGTGGGGTTCATCATCGGCGCCATGCTGGAAGCCGCATCTCGCTTCTTCCGCATGACGATGCATTGA
- a CDS encoding Rrf2 family transcriptional regulator produces MLRLSKLADYAAVLLVQLGQLDTLAMASSLAQSTGVPEPIVAKLLKGLAGEGLVTSFRGGARRVSSGSFA; encoded by the coding sequence ATGTTGCGACTCTCCAAATTAGCTGATTACGCGGCGGTGCTACTGGTGCAGCTTGGCCAGCTGGACACGCTCGCGATGGCGTCCTCCCTTGCGCAATCCACGGGCGTGCCGGAGCCGATCGTTGCCAAGTTACTCAAGGGACTGGCCGGAGAGGGGCTTGTCACATCGTTTCGGGGGGGGGCACGGCGGGTATCGTCTGGGTCGTTCGCTTGA
- a CDS encoding Rrf2 family transcriptional regulator: MSHRFGGGHGGYRLGRSLDQILVASVITSVDGPIQVTACVNGRYCDAGPLCSLFGHWDMVNDAVFRALEAITLADMMPSRPQAKVAPLAGIIDTSPRYRHGASS, from the coding sequence TTGTCACATCGTTTCGGGGGGGGGCACGGCGGGTATCGTCTGGGTCGTTCGCTTGATCAGATTTTAGTCGCATCGGTCATCACGTCGGTGGATGGGCCGATTCAGGTCACGGCCTGCGTCAATGGCCGCTATTGTGATGCAGGGCCTCTCTGCTCCCTATTCGGTCATTGGGATATGGTGAATGACGCTGTCTTCCGTGCGCTGGAAGCCATCACGCTGGCGGATATGATGCCGTCACGCCCCCAGGCAAAAGTGGCGCCTTTGGCCGGCATTATTGATACAAGCCCCCGTTATCGTCATGGAGCGTCTTCATGA
- the sufB gene encoding Fe-S cluster assembly protein SufB: MSASTETRDTIESLAQSGYKWGFETDIDMEMAPKGLDEDIIRYISARKDEPQWMLDWRLQAYKAWTSMAPPQWQKPKFPPIDFQDAHYFAQPKKKSGQKSLEEVDPELLNTYAKLGIPLHEQAILAGVEGADAPADGQRPPIAVDAVFDSVSVITTFRETLRAAGVIFCPISEAIREHSDLVKKYLGSVVPVSDNFYAALNSAVFTDGSFVFVPKGVKCPMELSTYFRINARNTGQFERTLIICEDGASVSYLEGCTAPMRDENQLHAAVVELVALDDASIKYSTVQNWYPGDAEGRGGIYNFVTKRGACRGRNAKISWMQVETGSAITWKYPSCILAGEGSVGEFYSVAVTNNHQQADTGTKMIHLAPNTRSTIIAKTVSAGHSDSTYRGLVRMTPRARNARNFSQCDSLLIGDQCGGHTIPYIENRNFTARVEHEATTSKISEDQLFYCRSRSISEEDAMGLIVNGFCRDVLKELPMEFAVEAQKLLQVSLEGSVG, from the coding sequence ATGAGCGCGTCGACCGAGACTCGCGACACCATCGAATCCCTTGCCCAATCCGGGTATAAATGGGGGTTCGAGACCGATATCGATATGGAAATGGCCCCGAAGGGCCTTGATGAAGACATTATACGCTATATTTCCGCCCGGAAAGATGAGCCGCAATGGATGCTCGATTGGCGTCTTCAGGCTTATAAGGCATGGACATCCATGGCCCCGCCGCAATGGCAGAAGCCGAAATTCCCGCCGATCGATTTTCAGGACGCCCATTATTTCGCGCAGCCAAAAAAGAAGTCCGGCCAGAAATCTCTGGAAGAAGTCGACCCGGAACTGCTCAATACCTATGCCAAACTCGGTATCCCCTTGCATGAGCAGGCCATTCTGGCCGGTGTCGAGGGCGCTGATGCGCCTGCGGACGGACAACGTCCGCCCATCGCGGTGGATGCGGTCTTTGACAGTGTCTCGGTTATCACGACATTTCGTGAGACGCTGCGTGCGGCGGGTGTGATTTTCTGTCCGATTTCCGAAGCGATCCGGGAGCATAGCGACCTCGTCAAAAAATATCTTGGCAGTGTCGTGCCCGTCAGTGACAATTTTTACGCCGCGCTGAATTCGGCGGTTTTCACGGATGGTTCTTTCGTCTTCGTGCCGAAAGGCGTCAAATGCCCGATGGAGCTTTCAACCTATTTTCGGATCAATGCGCGCAATACCGGACAGTTTGAGCGGACGCTGATCATCTGTGAGGATGGGGCCTCCGTCTCCTACCTGGAGGGCTGCACCGCGCCCATGCGTGATGAAAATCAACTCCATGCCGCGGTTGTGGAGCTTGTTGCCTTGGATGACGCTTCCATCAAATATTCGACCGTGCAGAACTGGTATCCCGGTGATGCGGAAGGTCGCGGTGGAATCTATAATTTCGTCACGAAACGCGGCGCCTGCCGCGGCCGTAACGCCAAAATCTCATGGATGCAGGTTGAGACAGGCTCTGCCATCACCTGGAAATACCCATCCTGCATCCTGGCGGGGGAAGGGTCTGTCGGTGAATTCTACTCCGTGGCTGTCACGAATAATCATCAACAGGCGGATACAGGCACCAAGATGATCCATCTCGCGCCAAATACGCGCTCCACCATCATCGCCAAGACGGTCTCAGCGGGGCATTCGGACAGCACTTATCGCGGCCTTGTGCGGATGACGCCGCGCGCGCGGAACGCACGTAATTTTTCACAATGCGACAGTCTTCTGATCGGTGATCAATGCGGTGGCCACACAATTCCCTACATTGAAAATCGCAATTTCACCGCGCGGGTGGAGCATGAGGCAACGACATCCAAAATCTCCGAGGACCAGCTTTTTTATTGCCGGTCCCGCAGTATATCGGAGGAGGATGCGATGGGTTTGATCGTGAATGGTTTCTGTCGCGATGTCTTAAAGGAATTGCCCATGGAGTTCGCCGTGGAAGCGCAGAAGCTCTTACAGGTCAGTCTCGAAGGCAGTGTCGGATAG